A stretch of DNA from Longimicrobiales bacterium:
ATACGCGGCCGTGTTCGAGGCGTCGACGTACCCCCGATCCTGCTCCAGCCGGAGCTCACCGAGGCCGGCGCTACGGACCGTGCCACGCACGTCGACCACGTCGGCGAGCAGGAAGTCGGTCGCATCCACCACCAGCCGACCGCCCGTGGCGTCTTCGATGGGAAACGAGGCCAGCACCGACACCGGGAAGCCCTTCTCCACCCCTTCGATCTGACCGGCGTCCCCGTTGCCTGCCGTCATTATCACGTTGCGCTGAATCATCACGACACGCGGTCCGTGCCTCTCGAAACGCACCACCGCCTCATCTCCCCCGGCACCCCCATCCAGACCGAAGACGCGCGTTGAACCCAGCCCGGTTGCCAGCGCGTTCAGGTAGAGTACGTCCTGCCCGAGTGTGGGAAGTGTGAGAAGGACACGGCCGCTTTCCTGGTCGACGCTGACAGGCATGAAGGGCTGCTGGGCGTGGGCGGTCGTCGCGCTGGCGGCAAGCACGAGGGCAGCAAGCGCGAGGGTGCGTGCGGCGGGACGGCCGACGAGGGCGTGACCGAGGACTGGATGGACAAGACGCATCATCGACGTGGGCTCCGGGTGGCGTGGGGTGTGCCTGAAGGGAGGGGTCGAGCCGGTTAGGGACAACCCTGCCCGGGGGTTGGATCCTCATGACAGCTGGAAAGAAGTGCGCACTCGCATGACGACCGATCCCGAAGAACCGGTATTCACCATCCTGATACTGGCGCGCGCGCCGCAACTCGTGCCCACCTCGGCCGACTCCTGGCTTCAGCGCTCACGAATGGTCCGTGAGACTAGTGGAGTCCCGCATGCTCAGAATACTCTGCCTGGTGACGGCTGGTACCGCCTTAGACGCGGCCTTTGCCAGCACTATGGCATACGGGGTCCGTGTGGCTGGAAGCCCGTTCGGCCGGGGGAGGGACCAGAGCACCTGAATGTGGCAACGATAGAACTGCAAGAAGTGGTGAACCAGCCGGGTATCAAAACGGTGACGCCGAGGTAGCGGTGGGAGAAGGAACGCCTCCTTCGGTATTAGCCCGTGAAATCGAAGTCGAGGCTCCCCACACCCCACTCGGTAATATTCACTCGACGCTCCAGCCATCGACCCCGGAGGGTGTCGCCAACCCGAACGACGTGCGGCGCAGCCTCGAAGACAGGGGGGGTGAATTCCGTTCCACGGATCCGCCGGGCATAGATTAGTGCGCCGGAGGCGGAACGAACTTCGACGACAGGATCCTCCACCCCACGCACCCGCACGGTCGGGAGTGTTCCTGCAGGCCTCCGGCCGTCGCCGCTGTCGCGCGGCACGGTCATTGGCCAGCCATCATACTGTTGGGCCCCCGGCCCCTTGGGATCCACCTGCCGGGGCCAGCATTCGAGCTTGATCCGCTCCTCGGCCTTGTCGAACGTCACAATGCCGTACCCGGTCACCCGATCTCGTAGAATTGCGGGTTCCAAACCCGTTGCCCGCGGGTTCGCGGACGCATGGACCGTGACCCGGTTCCCGAACGCGTCAAAGTAGTCGCCAGTGTACTGCGGGCCTCCCTTCTCGAGTGGAGCCTTCCGGAGGCCGTGTGGCGGCCACCAGCGACGGGGCCAAATGTTGTTGAGCGCAGGCCCCGTGAAGCTGAACCCGGCATCGCCGAAGTCATCAAGTCCGTGCCGAACGATCGTGGCCAGATGCTGGTCTCCCGCGATGTGGAACGCTGCGCAGCGACGCAAGATCCGAAGCGCCTCATCGCGATGGGCTGCGGGCCAACCGTTCGAGTCCATGTCGGCCGCCAGCTTGTCTCCCTCCACGTACTGGCCGGGTCGGGGCATGGGCAGCGACGGCAGTACTGCCCCACTCATCGCGTCCTGCGGAATCGTGTGGACCGCCGCGAAGTTCGTCTGGGAGAGCGCGACCTTCATGTACGTCGCACCGCTCCAGTCCTCGGCCCACTCCTCCAGAAACGCCATCTGGCGTCGTCCCAAGAGTTCGGCGTTCGGCGGATCGCGGTGGTCGCGAACATCGAAGTCCGGGTTCTGGATCCAGCCGTTGAGGACCCGAGCCTCAGCGGGAAGGACGTTGGCCGGCGCCGACTTGAACTTGCGGTCCTCGAGAATCGCGAAGCTTACCCCCCCGTAGTCCCATCGTGTGTAGTACACATCGATGCCCTGCTCGACCGGGGTGGGATCGTAGGGGTCCGGAAGGTGGCTCGTCTGTGTCACCTGGACAGCGTTGACCCACTCGGCCGGCATCTTGTAGCCGCCCTGGTCCTGCGCTAACGCGCCCCACCCGTTTTCGGTCGGAGCGTGCCGACCCCCTTCGCCCCAGACGTTCCCGTGATAGACGTCGTGATCGTCCGGGATGAAGGCCACAGGCACGT
This window harbors:
- a CDS encoding alkaline phosphatase D family protein, which translates into the protein MDRRESLKLLMLAAVGSEQLIRSVPVAGQDVGFASEWHEWPNVRWAGPEYWGNRLQDWSVRGGQLVCGVRARDRTLHCLTHTVSRPEFTTAVDVIRFGSGPGVDATSVAGFRLGLKGRVEDVRSAAVHGVGLDVGVDGAGAFLIGDRRSAPALQGRDRVLLEVTVIPVGEDARVSLVARPHVGGPELATFVRDVASSELLGNCALLSHVDPGGSGTGAVFDRWILSGPGLVANQDAAFGPIMFAQYTLHRGILKLTAQLAPIEEIPGLRCRLDVRMSSGSWTTVDAASIDPLSRTARFRVEGWDAGSAAEYRLRLEVPLGSGPRSFTYHGTIAAEPGAMEPLKAAVFSCNADHGFPDGEVVEHVLAHRPDLALFLGDQFYEGSGGFGIQTDSVEVATLDMLHKWYMFGWSYRDLFRHVPVAFIPDDHDVYHGNVWGEGGRHAPTENGWGALAQDQGGYKMPAEWVNAVQVTQTSHLPDPYDPTPVEQGIDVYYTRWDYGGVSFAILEDRKFKSAPANVLPAEARVLNGWIQNPDFDVRDHRDPPNAELLGRRQMAFLEEWAEDWSGATYMKVALSQTNFAAVHTIPQDAMSGAVLPSLPMPRPGQYVEGDKLAADMDSNGWPAAHRDEALRILRRCAAFHIAGDQHLATIVRHGLDDFGDAGFSFTGPALNNIWPRRWWPPHGLRKAPLEKGGPQYTGDYFDAFGNRVTVHASANPRATGLEPAILRDRVTGYGIVTFDKAEERIKLECWPRQVDPKGPGAQQYDGWPMTVPRDSGDGRRPAGTLPTVRVRGVEDPVVEVRSASGALIYARRIRGTEFTPPVFEAAPHVVRVGDTLRGRWLERRVNITEWGVGSLDFDFTG